One segment of Gordonia terrae DNA contains the following:
- a CDS encoding coniferyl-alcohol dehydrogenase, producing the protein MNRCRYLVTGAASGIGDAVTRGLVADGHEVVSLDRHAPVIDVAAHIPVDLGDRHSIDAAIDELDGSWDALINVAGVPGTYPPETVFAVNFLGLRHLTESLIDRLRTGGSVVSVASTAGFRWPSHIEELTNLIVEETSFDLGAAWFAASERSEAAYSLSKEAVTIYTLHRALYYAKRGLRINAVLPGPVQTPILGDFEATMGKSLLDSVKSLFGRHATPQEVADVVIFLVSPNANWVNGQAIAVDRGISAAWASGVLTPPR; encoded by the coding sequence GTGAATAGATGCAGATATTTAGTTACCGGTGCGGCGTCAGGCATCGGCGACGCGGTGACACGAGGACTGGTGGCAGACGGACACGAGGTTGTCAGTCTAGACCGCCACGCACCAGTCATTGACGTCGCGGCTCACATTCCCGTCGATTTGGGCGACCGCCACAGCATCGACGCCGCCATCGATGAACTCGACGGGTCCTGGGATGCGCTGATCAACGTAGCCGGCGTTCCAGGAACCTACCCACCGGAAACAGTTTTTGCGGTGAACTTCCTCGGACTTCGGCATCTCACTGAGAGTCTTATCGATCGACTTCGTACGGGAGGATCAGTAGTTTCGGTGGCGTCGACAGCCGGATTTCGCTGGCCTAGTCACATTGAGGAACTAACAAACCTGATTGTTGAAGAAACATCCTTCGACCTTGGCGCTGCCTGGTTTGCGGCATCTGAGCGTAGTGAGGCCGCTTACAGCCTCTCGAAAGAGGCGGTCACTATATACACACTCCACCGCGCGCTTTACTACGCCAAACGAGGCCTCCGCATAAACGCGGTACTCCCCGGACCCGTGCAAACACCGATTCTCGGAGATTTCGAAGCGACCATGGGAAAGTCGCTCCTCGACAGTGTCAAATCACTCTTCGGGCGGCATGCAACCCCTCAGGAAGTGGCCGATGTGGTAATCTTTCTGGTCTCGCCGAACGCTAACTGGGTCAACGGTCAGGCGATCGCAGTCGACCGTGGCATCA
- a CDS encoding IS3 family transposase (programmed frameshift) → MAGRKRHSAEDIVRKLRRADELAAEGKNGEEIAADLEVSAATLYNWRRQYGGMDADAAKELKELREQNGRLKRLLADAELEKDALREIAKGKILSPTAKRAAIDMLKDVKNMSERMACSVVGLSRSTYRRLPLAQTPADPDAGMRAQLRTYARKHPRHGFRRAWAHLRFDDGIEVNKKKVHRLWTEEGLQVRRAPRRKRAGQSSVPIVAPDAPKVVWALDFQFDSTVDGKKVKIASMVDEHTRMSLLNIVDRSITADRLVEELEKTFAIWGGPPMVLRMDNGPEFISEALQACCAGSVGISYIPPGTPWNNGFIESFNNRLRDECLNRNCWPTLLEARVVIDDFKDDHNHRHRHSALGYQTPAEYAARCTHQHHPVGCEID, encoded by the exons ATGGCGGGACGGAAGCGTCACTCGGCTGAGGACATCGTGCGCAAGTTGCGCCGAGCCGATGAACTGGCGGCCGAGGGCAAGAACGGCGAGGAGATCGCCGCCGACCTCGAGGTGTCGGCGGCCACCTTGTACAACTGGCGCCGCCAGTACGGCGGTATGGACGCTGATGCCGCCAAGGAACTCAAGGAGCTACGCGAGCAGAACGGCCGGCTCAAGCGCCTGCTCGCCGACGCCGAGTTGGAGAAAGACGCGCTGCGGGAGATCGCCA AAGGGAAAATTCTGAGCCCGACCGCCAAACGCGCCGCGATCGACATGCTCAAAGACGTGAAGAACATGTCAGAACGTATGGCGTGCAGCGTTGTTGGGCTTTCACGGTCTACCTACCGGCGTCTGCCGTTGGCTCAGACACCGGCCGACCCGGACGCTGGTATGCGTGCACAGCTACGCACCTACGCCCGCAAGCACCCGCGACACGGGTTCCGGCGGGCGTGGGCGCACCTGCGGTTCGACGACGGTATCGAGGTGAACAAGAAGAAGGTGCATCGGCTGTGGACGGAGGAGGGCCTGCAGGTGCGCCGGGCGCCGCGGCGCAAACGAGCCGGGCAATCGTCAGTGCCGATCGTGGCGCCGGATGCGCCGAAGGTGGTGTGGGCATTGGACTTTCAGTTTGACTCGACCGTGGATGGCAAGAAGGTCAAGATCGCATCAATGGTCGATGAACACACCCGGATGTCGTTGCTCAACATCGTGGATCGCTCGATCACCGCCGACCGGTTGGTCGAGGAATTGGAGAAGACCTTCGCGATCTGGGGTGGCCCACCCATGGTGCTACGCATGGACAACGGCCCTGAGTTCATCTCAGAGGCGCTCCAGGCGTGCTGTGCAGGGTCGGTAGGCATCTCCTATATTCCGCCCGGCACGCCGTGGAACAACGGGTTCATCGAATCGTTCAACAACCGGCTTCGCGACGAGTGCCTGAACCGCAACTGCTGGCCCACCCTGCTCGAAGCTCGCGTGGTGATCGACGATTTCAAAGACGACCACAACCACCGGCACCGCCACTCGGCGCTGGGCTACCAGACCCCGGCCGAGTACGCTGCCCGATGCACCCACCAGCACCACCCTGTGGGCTGCGAGATCGACTGA
- a CDS encoding alpha/beta fold hydrolase — translation MSIAYDDIGPRDGRAIVLLHAWGFGRQAWDRQSRAWSTDNRIIAVDLRGHGDSDKPTSALGPDRLADDAVAVLDHLGLSSASLVGWSLGGAVAVRIASRYPSRVERLVLVAPFGPKYLAGENNPYGVPTEIAEGALSAEALSGEEFRLATIDQMPKSPYSEGLRHALMTLALRAPTWSAGVMLDEFMQHDLGPELPSVRALTLICQGRADAIAPAERVQQYQAGISNARIAWFEESGHSPNLEETAQFNTIVSQFVNQT, via the coding sequence GTGTCCATCGCGTATGACGACATCGGCCCCCGGGACGGCCGCGCGATCGTCCTCTTGCACGCTTGGGGGTTCGGCCGCCAAGCCTGGGATCGCCAATCCCGGGCGTGGTCGACCGACAATCGCATCATTGCGGTGGATCTGCGCGGCCACGGAGACTCTGATAAGCCTACGTCGGCGCTGGGTCCTGACCGGTTAGCCGACGATGCGGTGGCTGTACTCGATCACTTGGGCCTCAGCTCCGCTTCACTGGTCGGATGGTCTCTCGGCGGCGCTGTCGCGGTACGTATCGCTAGTCGCTACCCGAGTCGGGTCGAGAGACTGGTTCTAGTTGCTCCCTTTGGGCCGAAATACTTAGCGGGCGAGAATAATCCGTACGGTGTGCCTACCGAGATCGCGGAAGGGGCGCTGTCTGCAGAAGCTCTTTCGGGCGAAGAGTTTCGCCTGGCAACCATCGATCAAATGCCGAAGTCTCCTTACTCGGAGGGGCTGCGCCACGCCCTGATGACACTAGCTCTACGCGCCCCAACCTGGAGCGCCGGAGTCATGCTTGACGAATTCATGCAGCACGATCTGGGGCCCGAACTGCCCTCCGTCCGTGCGTTGACTTTGATTTGCCAAGGCCGAGCCGACGCGATTGCCCCAGCAGAAAGAGTCCAGCAATACCAAGCGGGAATCTCGAATGCGCGAATCGCGTGGTTCGAGGAATCAGGGCATTCGCCAAACCTAGAGGAGACGGCGCAATTCAACACCATCGTAAGTCAGTTCGTAAACCAAACATAA